The genomic stretch CGGCATACAATACAGGGATTTCAGGAGAAGGGCTCAAGGTAAACGATATAGGCGGATACTCTGATAATAGTATCGATTACAGTGTTATGGCTACTGATGGTGGTATGTATTATTCGATGGATAACCTGGTGTCGTGGACTGAAAAAAACAACGGTCTGAGCGGTGATGCCCTGCTGGTGCAAAAGCTCACGGGACTGGGATCCATGGTTATCATTGCTACTCGCGATGGACTGTTCATGAGTTATGATGGAGGAGATACCTGGACGGAACAGATCGCGGATGAAAAACTGAATACGGTCTTTATTACTCAGTCAGCACTTTCTTCCACAGGCTTTTATTGCTTTGCTTTTGGAGAGAACGGTTTCTTCTCCGAAGATTTTATCAATTATAGTCAGGTTGATCTGAGCGGACTATCGGGAGGAGAGATCACCTGTGCAGCTGTTAATTCAAGCCATATGTTCCTGGGTACTACCCTCAGCGACAGATCCGGCGGTGGCGTTTTCAGGAAACCACTCGACCTGGTTGTGGGTATGCCGGATGAAAAGGAGAACATAAAAAATTTCGGACAACTTAATCAAAACCAACCCAATCCTGTTACCACCTCAACAACAATCACCTATGTGTTGAACAATCCGGGAAGGGTAAATCTCAGAATTTTCAGTGCCCTGGGGCAGGAAGTCCAATCCCTTGTGAATGCTCACCAGGGTAAAGGTTTGCACCAGGTTACTTTTGCACCGGAGGGCTATGGGGGGATCTGTTTCTATTCCCTGGAGATTGATGGCGTGGTGGTTGGTTCAAGGAGAATGGCTGTGGTGAAGTAGGTAAATTAAAAACCTCTGTGGAGCTCCTGAAATAATAACTTTCACGGAGTTTCACAGAGGTTTCACAGGGTACCACAGAGGAAGTCTCTGCGGGACTTTTTCGTTTAGTCCCTATGAATAATCAATTTCCTGTAAACAACATCATTAGTTAATACCAATCCTGCAAGATACATTCCTTCCTCGAGGAAATTCAGATTATAGGTTCCAACCGGAAATCCCTGTTCCTCAAATACTATTCTACCGGATAGGTCATAAATCCGGAAAGCCCGGATATCTTCCCGTGAGAGATCGGTTTGTATTGAAAACTCACCGTTACAGGGGTTGGGCTGTATCCCGAAAGCATCCTGATCGTAATTGTTTTCAGAGAGGCCTGTCGGTAATCCGGAGTAAAACCTCACGATGACAAAATCCTGATCACCGGCGGCATTATATGCTCCGCCGGCTGCAAGGATCTTCCCGTTTTCCTGTATTGCCAGCGATTGGATGGCATCATTCATCGATCCACCCTGACTGATATCGTAAAAAGAAACCCCAAAATGCGTCCCAAAGTCAGCATCCAGGGACCCATCTTCGAGGTAACGTGCAAGGCAAAAGTCCATGTTGCTTGTGTTGGAATGATATCCTCCGGCAAGGATCTTGCCATCGGGTTGGTGAACCACTGAATATGCAGCATTGTCTCCTATCATATCGGTAATTACTACACCGTTCTCACCGAAACTATTATCGGGATAACCATAATTAAGATAGCGGAACAATGCGAAATCTATGCTTTCCAGTCCAAATACCCGGCTGGCAACTACAATGCGGTACTGGGAATCAATGGAAAGGCTGGTTCCTGGGGAAAGAACCATGTTGCATAAGATATGACCATCGTTAATTGAAATACCGTTAATTCCAAAACCCGGATCAAGTGTGCCATCAAGCTTTAGCCTCACGAGGGCGATGGCGTCATAGGTACTGCCGTAAGTTTGATAAGCATAAGAGGAAACCAGGATCTTGCCCTGATGCATAGCCACATCACCGGGCATATCGTAGGACCCGCTTGCCAGGTCAAGAACAATAAATCCATTGGTGCTGAAACCATTATCCAATGTTCCGTTTGGTAAAAACCGGCAAACAAAAAGATCTAAATCCGAACCAATACTGATATCGGTTTGCCCGGCAATCACAATTTTACCATCCTCCTGTACGGTGATACAGGTGGCAATTTCATTCCCTCCCAGATCAATCGTACTAATGCCGGAAACTCCAAACGTGTTGTCAAGTCCTCCGTCGGGTAAAACCCGGGCTACGCTTATATCGGCGTCACCGCTGTTGGAATATCCGCAAATCAATATTTTCCCGTCGGCTTGCAATGCAATATCAAATACCTGGCTTACTTCAGTGCCAAAGTTGAAAGTAAAAACTCCTCCGCTTCCAAATGAGGCATCATAAGTTCCTTCGGACTGATATCTTACCAATGTGCAGTATTGTTGCACCCCCAGTCCATTCGTATAACCGCCGGCCAGGATCTTTCCATCCGGCTGGATGATCACGGCCTGTGCATCATTGTAA from Bacteroidota bacterium encodes the following:
- a CDS encoding T9SS type A sorting domain-containing protein; this translates as MKNYITILLLLTLGLMTFAQQPGTIDETFGNSGKVMTDIYKSYNDAQAVIIQPDGKILAGGYTNGLGVQQYCTLVRYQSEGTYDASFGSGGVFTFNFGTEVSQVFDIALQADGKILICGYSNSGDADISVARVLPDGGLDNTFGVSGISTIDLGGNEIATCITVQEDGKIVIAGQTDISIGSDLDLFVCRFLPNGTLDNGFSTNGFIVLDLASGSYDMPGDVAMHQGKILVSSYAYQTYGSTYDAIALVRLKLDGTLDPGFGINGISINDGHILCNMVLSPGTSLSIDSQYRIVVASRVFGLESIDFALFRYLNYGYPDNSFGENGVVITDMIGDNAAYSVVHQPDGKILAGGYHSNTSNMDFCLARYLEDGSLDADFGTHFGVSFYDISQGGSMNDAIQSLAIQENGKILAAGGAYNAAGDQDFVIVRFYSGLPTGLSENNYDQDAFGIQPNPCNGEFSIQTDLSREDIRAFRIYDLSGRIVFEEQGFPVGTYNLNFLEEGMYLAGLVLTNDVVYRKLIIHRD